In one window of Streptomyces griseus subsp. griseus DNA:
- a CDS encoding FMN-binding glutamate synthase family protein, whose protein sequence is MRARSIGVAAATGLALVAARDLVQKKHALLRNFPLVGHARYVLETIGPELRQYIVTSNDEERPFSRDQRSWIYASAKGENNYFGFGTDNDIEHIQGHAYVKQRTFAGVLPDLSDPQAALPSAKVLGGPRGRAKAFRPASVINISAMSFGSLSGAAVTALNKGAALAGTMQNTGEGGLSPYHLNGGDLVLQIGTSYFGCRNEDGTFNLDKLKSTVAGAPVKAIEIKLSQGAKPGLGGMLPGVKVTDEIAGIRGIAAGEDCASPSRHTAFHDVDSMLDFVELLATETGLPVGIKSAIGEMDFWEELATLMERGERGVDFVTVDGGEGGTGAAPLIFADSVSLPFRMGFSRVYGVFAERGLTDDITFIGSGKLGLPENAVVAFALGVDMINVGREAMLSIGCIQAQKCHTDKCPTGIATQDPWLARGIDAPSKGVRAAMYLRTLRKELLKVSGAVGVPHPALITPTDIDILNGDYDARSLGSVYGYKDGWGSLGPELANEIAELLTT, encoded by the coding sequence ATGCGTGCACGGAGCATAGGTGTGGCAGCCGCCACGGGGCTGGCGCTTGTGGCCGCCCGAGACCTCGTGCAGAAGAAGCACGCGCTGCTGAGGAACTTCCCCCTGGTGGGACACGCCAGGTACGTGCTGGAGACGATCGGCCCCGAGCTACGGCAGTACATCGTGACGTCCAACGACGAGGAGCGTCCCTTCAGCCGTGACCAGCGCAGCTGGATCTACGCGTCGGCGAAGGGCGAGAACAACTACTTCGGGTTCGGCACCGACAACGACATCGAGCACATACAGGGTCATGCCTACGTGAAGCAGCGTACGTTCGCCGGTGTGCTGCCCGATCTGAGCGACCCGCAGGCGGCGTTGCCCTCGGCCAAGGTGCTCGGCGGACCGCGCGGCCGCGCCAAGGCGTTCCGCCCGGCGAGCGTCATCAACATCTCGGCGATGAGCTTCGGCTCGCTGTCCGGCGCGGCCGTCACGGCGCTCAACAAGGGTGCGGCGCTGGCCGGGACGATGCAGAACACCGGCGAGGGGGGCCTGTCGCCCTACCACCTCAATGGCGGGGACCTCGTCCTCCAGATCGGTACGTCGTACTTCGGCTGCCGCAACGAGGACGGGACGTTCAACCTCGACAAGCTCAAGTCCACGGTTGCGGGCGCGCCCGTCAAGGCGATTGAGATCAAGCTCTCGCAGGGCGCGAAGCCGGGGCTCGGTGGCATGCTGCCGGGCGTAAAGGTGACCGACGAGATTGCCGGGATCCGCGGGATTGCCGCAGGCGAGGACTGCGCTTCGCCGTCGCGGCACACCGCGTTCCACGACGTGGACTCGATGCTCGACTTCGTGGAACTGTTGGCCACGGAGACCGGGTTGCCAGTCGGGATCAAAAGCGCTATCGGGGAGATGGATTTCTGGGAGGAACTCGCCACCCTGATGGAGCGGGGCGAGCGAGGCGTCGACTTCGTGACCGTCGACGGTGGCGAGGGCGGCACCGGGGCGGCTCCCCTGATCTTCGCCGACTCGGTGTCCCTGCCATTCCGCATGGGGTTCTCCCGCGTCTACGGTGTGTTCGCCGAGCGGGGCCTGACCGACGACATCACCTTCATCGGCTCCGGCAAGCTCGGCCTGCCCGAGAACGCGGTCGTCGCGTTCGCCCTCGGCGTCGACATGATCAACGTGGGCCGTGAGGCGATGCTGTCCATCGGCTGCATCCAGGCTCAGAAGTGTCACACCGACAAGTGCCCCACCGGCATCGCCACCCAGGACCCCTGGCTGGCGCGCGGCATCGACGCGCCCTCGAAGGGCGTCCGGGCCGCGATGTACCTGCGCACCCTGCGCAAGGAGTTGCTGAAGGTCTCGGGCGCCGTCGGTGTCCCCCACCCGGCGCTCATCACCCCCACCGACATAGACATCCTGAACGGCGACTACGACGCCCGCAGCCTGGGGAGTGTCTACGGCTACAAGGATGGCTGGGGCTCGCTCGGCCCGGAGCTTGCGAATGAGATCGCCGAACTGCTCACCACCTGA
- a CDS encoding SigB/SigF/SigG family RNA polymerase sigma factor, producing MTDDFPPAQDQRVPSPKDSREIGRLLFARLAELEEGTDEHQYVRNTLVEIHMNLVRFAARRYRIHQAGQFEDILQVGTIGLIKAIERFELSREVDFPAFALPYISGEIKRFFRDTTWSVHVPRRLKELRSSIKAAHEDLAVHLDRAPTTSELALHLGLPEDEVAEALIAANGYTADSLDAPLGTSTNGTGNTMPSWAEALGDQDSRLQHVENLHTLAPLLAALDDRQRTVLRLRYGQELTQSEIGAYLGVSQMHVSRILKRTLAALRAGMLD from the coding sequence ATGACAGACGACTTCCCGCCCGCCCAGGACCAGCGGGTCCCGTCACCGAAGGACTCCCGAGAGATCGGCCGACTGCTGTTCGCACGGCTCGCCGAGCTGGAGGAGGGCACCGACGAACACCAGTACGTCCGTAACACGCTGGTCGAAATCCATATGAACCTGGTGCGGTTCGCCGCAAGGCGCTACCGCATCCACCAAGCCGGACAGTTCGAGGACATCCTCCAGGTCGGCACCATCGGCCTCATCAAAGCCATCGAACGCTTCGAGCTCTCCCGCGAGGTGGACTTCCCCGCTTTCGCGCTCCCCTATATCAGCGGCGAGATCAAGCGCTTCTTCCGTGACACCACCTGGTCCGTCCACGTACCCAGGCGCCTCAAGGAACTGCGTTCCTCGATCAAGGCCGCCCACGAAGACCTGGCCGTGCATCTGGACCGCGCCCCTACAACGTCGGAGCTGGCCCTCCACCTGGGCCTGCCCGAGGACGAGGTGGCCGAGGCGCTGATCGCGGCCAACGGCTACACCGCCGACTCCCTCGACGCGCCCTTGGGCACCAGCACCAACGGAACCGGCAACACCATGCCGAGCTGGGCCGAAGCACTCGGCGACCAAGACAGCAGGCTGCAACACGTGGAGAACCTGCACACCCTCGCACCTCTCCTGGCAGCTCTGGACGACCGCCAGCGCACCGTGCTGCGGCTGCGCTACGGCCAGGAGCTGACGCAGTCGGAGATCGGCGCATACCTGGGCGTCTCGCAGATGCACGTCTCCCGCATCCTCAAGCGCACCTTGGCCGCGCTGCGCGCCGGAATGCTCGACTGA
- a CDS encoding acetolactate synthase large subunit: protein MSDAEHRKQTPDGAAELLVRCLENEGVEVVFGVPGEENIRFTNALARSEKIRYVLTRHEQAASFMAEMHGRLTGSAGVMSATLGPGAINLMLGVADAMTNSTPVVAITAQVGKERNYKESHQFVDLVSMFAPVTKWSAEVPATQAIPEMVRRAFKTAESERPGAVYLAVPEDVDEATDGSDLRPLRRNVVQPEAPSPKQIKRAGELLREARRPVILAGHGAARGGAEESLAAFATALDVSTATTFHGKGVLPDDHPCATGTFGFMRRDYTNFGFEEADVVIAVGYELQEFDPSRINPEGDKKIIHIHRVPAEVDDSYSVDVGIIGDISASLDALATELDGLRWTIDDEDTAAIRTLLAKELEQGAADERWPLAPQRVIADTRAALGRDDIVLVDTGALKMWMARLYPTYAPNTCLISNGLSTMGFSLPGALAVQLARPQTKVLAAVGDGSFLMHSQEIETAVRENIPLTVLIWEDNGYGLIKWKMDLEVGEHSNTDFGNPDIVQYARSFGAKGYHIESAGDLLPTLREALADPGVSIINCPVDYAENMNLIEHLGHLDSAL, encoded by the coding sequence GTGAGCGACGCCGAGCACCGGAAGCAGACCCCCGACGGAGCGGCCGAACTCCTGGTTCGCTGCCTGGAGAACGAGGGCGTCGAGGTGGTGTTCGGCGTACCCGGCGAGGAGAACATCCGTTTCACCAATGCCCTCGCCCGCTCGGAGAAGATCCGCTACGTCCTTACCCGGCACGAGCAGGCCGCGTCCTTCATGGCGGAGATGCACGGCCGGCTCACCGGCTCGGCGGGTGTGATGTCCGCGACGCTGGGGCCCGGCGCGATCAACCTGATGCTGGGCGTCGCCGACGCTATGACGAACAGCACGCCCGTTGTCGCGATCACCGCGCAGGTCGGCAAGGAGCGCAACTACAAGGAGTCCCACCAGTTCGTGGACCTGGTGAGCATGTTCGCCCCGGTCACGAAGTGGTCGGCGGAGGTCCCGGCCACCCAGGCCATCCCCGAGATGGTGCGGCGCGCCTTCAAGACCGCGGAGTCCGAGCGGCCCGGCGCCGTCTACCTCGCCGTGCCCGAGGACGTCGATGAGGCGACGGACGGTTCGGACCTGCGCCCGCTGCGCAGGAACGTCGTGCAGCCCGAGGCACCGTCCCCGAAGCAGATCAAGCGGGCGGGGGAGTTGCTGCGGGAGGCACGCCGGCCGGTGATCCTCGCCGGACACGGCGCGGCGCGCGGCGGCGCCGAGGAGTCGCTGGCGGCGTTCGCCACCGCACTCGATGTGTCGACGGCGACCACCTTCCACGGCAAGGGCGTCCTGCCCGACGACCACCCGTGTGCGACCGGCACGTTCGGCTTCATGCGGCGCGACTACACCAACTTCGGCTTCGAGGAGGCCGATGTCGTCATCGCCGTCGGCTACGAGCTGCAGGAGTTCGACCCGTCCCGGATAAACCCGGAGGGTGACAAGAAGATCATCCACATCCATCGCGTCCCGGCAGAGGTGGACGACAGCTACTCGGTCGACGTTGGCATCATCGGCGACATCTCCGCCTCCCTCGACGCCCTCGCCACCGAACTCGACGGCCTGCGCTGGACCATCGACGACGAGGACACCGCGGCTATCCGCACGCTGCTGGCCAAGGAACTCGAGCAGGGCGCCGCGGACGAGCGCTGGCCGCTCGCCCCGCAGCGCGTCATCGCCGACACCCGCGCCGCGCTCGGTCGCGACGACATCGTGCTGGTCGACACCGGCGCGCTGAAGATGTGGATGGCCCGGCTCTACCCGACGTACGCGCCGAACACCTGCCTCATCTCCAACGGCCTGTCCACTATGGGCTTCTCGCTGCCCGGCGCGCTCGCGGTTCAGCTCGCCAGGCCGCAGACGAAGGTGTTGGCGGCTGTCGGCGACGGCTCGTTCCTCATGCACTCCCAGGAGATCGAGACGGCGGTTCGCGAGAACATCCCGCTGACCGTGCTGATCTGGGAGGACAACGGCTACGGGCTCATCAAGTGGAAGATGGACCTGGAGGTGGGAGAACACTCCAACACCGACTTCGGCAACCCGGACATCGTCCAGTACGCCCGCAGCTTCGGTGCGAAGGGCTACCACATAGAGTCCGCTGGGGACCTGCTGCCGACGCTCCGTGAGGCACTGGCGGACCCAGGAGTGTCAATCATCAATTGCCCGGTGGACTACGCCGAGAACATGAACCTCATCGAGCACCTCGGGCACCTCGACTCGGCGCTCTGA
- a CDS encoding relaxase domain-containing protein, which translates to MTVDIKVIRAGQMYRCYLGETVVGGGRRSARMQLRTAREQAGVPAGRWMGRGLAALGLAPGEEVTEAQMRNLFGERGRHPYADRIETDRLAQGASPKQAYRAHVLARRVTVTGVDFMFRTQPST; encoded by the coding sequence ATGACTGTCGATATCAAGGTGATCCGGGCCGGTCAGATGTACCGCTGCTACCTGGGTGAGACCGTCGTCGGTGGTGGCCGCCGTTCGGCCCGCATGCAGTTGCGCACCGCCCGGGAGCAGGCCGGGGTCCCGGCCGGGCGCTGGATGGGCCGCGGCCTGGCAGCGCTCGGACTCGCGCCGGGTGAGGAAGTCACCGAGGCGCAGATGCGGAACCTGTTCGGCGAGCGCGGCCGCCACCCGTACGCGGACCGGATCGAGACCGACCGGCTCGCCCAGGGCGCGTCCCCGAAGCAGGCGTATCGGGCCCACGTCCTCGCCCGCCGGGTGACGGTCACGGGCGTGGACTTCATGTTCCGGACCCAGCCCAGCACCTAA
- a CDS encoding GAF domain-containing protein, with amino-acid sequence MWALGDEETRLLLSDQEPVSLAPSDPLLVELDQLQHRLGQGPCFNAALHAAKERVFRIADFTQAGSRWPGFVPEVPKLGVGSTMGFLLPTDDDDFGVLDFYSREPGVFTESSETAGVLLVSHAAVALVRAAAVSRPLSRSSAHEYAYSKPSGSPSPPGTSRAGRGGLPFHPPSGGTARF; translated from the coding sequence CTGTGGGCGCTGGGGGATGAGGAGACCCGTCTGCTGCTGAGTGACCAGGAGCCGGTGTCCTTGGCGCCGTCGGATCCTTTGTTGGTGGAGCTGGACCAGCTCCAGCACCGGCTGGGCCAGGGCCCGTGCTTCAACGCCGCCCTTCACGCGGCCAAGGAGCGGGTGTTCAGGATCGCTGACTTCACCCAGGCCGGGTCGCGTTGGCCCGGTTTCGTGCCGGAGGTGCCGAAATTGGGGGTGGGCAGCACGATGGGCTTCCTGCTGCCCACCGATGATGACGACTTCGGCGTCCTGGACTTCTACTCCCGTGAACCCGGGGTGTTCACCGAGAGCAGCGAGACCGCCGGTGTGCTGCTGGTGTCGCATGCCGCCGTGGCCCTGGTCCGCGCCGCCGCCGTGTCCCGCCCGCTCAGCCGGAGCTCCGCTCATGAGTACGCGTACTCAAAACCCTCTGGGTCCCCTTCCCCGCCCGGGACTTCACGTGCGGGGCGCGGCGGCCTTCCGTTTCATCCTCCGTCCGGCGGGACCGCGCGGTTTTGA
- a CDS encoding fibronectin type III domain-containing protein, which translates to MSDRPIALVPRRSLLAAPLGGRRQTTADGEKKSTSGGRRRLTAANSRRQRWAVRRAEGGPPLPWPCRPGTAPTGLKVASTGATTVQLSWAGSPQAAGYGVWIRSINNGSQSTADEWIISETHHGIAFLVPGTWSYEFCVTAVNGALESGKSSCAVVPRPAGS; encoded by the coding sequence ATGTCGGACCGGCCTATCGCTCTGGTGCCCCGACGTTCACTACTGGCAGCGCCACTTGGCGGACGGCGGCAGACGACAGCGGACGGCGAGAAGAAGTCGACGAGCGGCGGCAGACGGAGGTTGACGGCAGCGAACAGCCGCCGACAGCGGTGGGCGGTGCGGCGGGCTGAAGGCGGGCCACCGCTACCCTGGCCGTGCAGACCTGGAACCGCGCCGACGGGGCTGAAGGTCGCCTCGACCGGTGCGACAACCGTCCAGCTCTCGTGGGCGGGGTCCCCGCAGGCGGCCGGGTACGGCGTGTGGATACGCAGCATCAACAACGGCAGCCAGTCCACGGCCGATGAGTGGATCATCTCGGAGACGCACCACGGGATCGCGTTTCTGGTCCCGGGGACGTGGAGCTACGAGTTCTGCGTAACGGCGGTCAACGGCGCGTTGGAGTCGGGCAAGTCCAGCTGCGCGGTCGTCCCGAGGCCGGCCGGCAGCTGA